The genome window GGCGCGGGGTTTGCGATGCGATCAATGCTTCAGGAGCGCGCTTTTTATCGATAATGGGGGAGCCGCATCAATGGCGAGCGAGCACGGCATTGTGTGCGAGAACGCGTTCTGCGCATGCGAAACGGTGGAGTCTGAGCACGTGTCGGTCGAGGGGCGGCGCTTTTGCTGCATCGCCTGCGCGGAAGACTGGGTTCGCCACAACGGCGCGCACGTCGAGGCACCTGTCCCGGCGAATCGGCACGGAGCGCGGCCGACCGACGCCCCGCTCGGCGACGTCGGTGATTCGCTCATCTGATGCGATTTCGGCGCCGCCTGCGAGCGACTGCCTGAGCGCGAAGCATCAAGGTAACGCGCGGAAACGACATGAAAACTAAAAGACCCTGTTCGTCGAGACGAACAGGGTCCAGCTTCAGGCTCGTGGGGAAAGCACCTTGGGGGGATGCTTGTACGGATTTTTCCGTTTCCTGCCCCTATGAGCAAGTCACGTTTTGTTGCAAAGTCTTCCGCTCAGAACCCGTCGTTGCGGCAAGGGCGAGCTACAATAACGCAGCGCTTCAGGTTCCAGACCTGTTGACCGCCGCCGACGCGAGCCGGGTCGCAGTGATACTCCACGACCTTCGCGTTTTCCCAGGTGATGAAGCGTTCGCCATGCGCGTTGATGACCTGCTCCTGCCAACGCTTGATGGCCGAACGGCGCGCCGAGCGGATCACATAATAGGCATCGCCCGCCGCGCGAACCGGTTCGCGGCAGGCCGCGCGTGCTTCCCTCTCCCTTTCATACTGGCTGGACTTGCGCCCATGCTGCGCGGACGCCGGGAGGCTCATTGTGGCTGTCACCGCCAGGGCCAATAGAACTGCTAGAAATCGCATGTCTCACTCCATCTTTGCGAGCAAAGCTATCACTACGGACAAGCAAGCAATCATTGGCAATGCCCCCCGCTCTCCGACTGAAAAAGGCTGCGGCGCTCAGCTTCCGCCAGCTTGATCGGTTAACATAACCGAGGCGCGAAGCAAGGTGACGATTGGTCAATAAACAGTTACCGCTGATGTCTATTGTTGAAATGTTTGTCAAAGTCGCATTCGGCTGCGGTCTTAGACAAATTAATCGTGGAAAACTTGTGTAAAATGCGGGCTTCGGCGTATTTACGCCGATTTTGCCTGATGCTGCCGACCGTGACTTGGAAAAGGTGCACTGCGATGCGGGCCAAAACGGTGCGCATCGAAGGCTAATGATCGCACCTCTTTGCGAGCGGCATATTGCCCGTGCAACGCCGCTCGGCTAAAGCTTGTTGGAAAAGGCACAGGAGAGCGCCCCATGGACTTCGGCCCCTTGCTCGAATCTCTGTCCCGTCCTGTCGACATCTACTGCGAGCGCGCGAGCGCCGCCTTCGATGCGGAGCCGCTCAACGCGATCTCCAATGCCGCATTCCTGATCGCCGCCTACGCTGCATGGAACCTTCGGGCTCGTCGGCCGGACGATTCGCATAGTGCCGCGATCAAGGCGCTCTGCATCCTGATCGGCATCGTTGGCATCGGCAGCTTCGTCTTTCACACCATCGCAACCAAATGGGCGGAGTGGGTCGACGTTATCCCGATCCTCGTCTTCATGATCTTCTATTGCTGGATGATCCTGACAGTGTTCTTCGAATGGCCCGCATGGCTCAAGGCTGCCGCCTGCGCTCTTCTCTTCGCCTCAACCTTTTATCTTGAGGCGGAAGAATTTGCGCCCGTTTTATGGGGCGGCGCGATGTATCTGCCATCACTCTTCTTCATGGTGGCGGCGGGCGCGGGCATCTGGATGCGAAACGCGGCGGCGGGCAGGGCTTTCTACGCGGCGGCGGCAGTCTTCGTCGTGTCATTCACCGCGCGGACGCTCGACATGCCGCTCTGCAATGACATCCCGATCGGCGTTCACTACTTCTGGCATCTGTTCAACGCGACGGTGCTTTACCTGCTGGTGAGGACGCTTATCCTGCATGCGCCAGTTCGGAGCGTGGCGGCCAGCACGCCCGGCTCTGGCTCCAACTCGGTCCCCAGCGGCTCGCCCCGGAGCAGTTCCGCAGCGACAGACGCCGGAATAGGCTTTCCTCTGTTTCCTCAAAATTGACGTTTTACAATCCGATGCTCGGAAAAAGAACCATCACCAAGTATTCGATGAGGCTAATCGTGAAATTTTCTTCATGTTCCGTCGCGGCTGTTCTTCTTGCGCTTGGCCTCGCGGCTGGATCGGCTGCGGCGCAGACGACAACCAATCCGTTCGGCGGCACGGCGCAAACGGGCACCCCCGCGCAGGCCGCGCCCGCTCCCGCGCCGAAGAAGGCGAAGGCACCCGCAGCGCTCGGCACCGGCCAGTTCGCGAGCGAGACGGAGGCCAAGGCAAGCTGTCCCGGCGACACGGTCGTGTGGGCCAACCTCTCGTCGAAGGTCTATCATTACTCAACCGCCAAGACCTACGGCAAGACAAAGCACGGCGCTTACATCTGCGAGAAAGGCTCGGCGGCTGCCGGTTTCCGCGCGGCCAAGAAGGAGCAGCGGCCATAAGCGGCCTTCGCGTCCGTGCGGCT of Rhodomicrobium vannielii ATCC 17100 contains these proteins:
- a CDS encoding ceramidase domain-containing protein — translated: MDFGPLLESLSRPVDIYCERASAAFDAEPLNAISNAAFLIAAYAAWNLRARRPDDSHSAAIKALCILIGIVGIGSFVFHTIATKWAEWVDVIPILVFMIFYCWMILTVFFEWPAWLKAAACALLFASTFYLEAEEFAPVLWGGAMYLPSLFFMVAAGAGIWMRNAAAGRAFYAAAAVFVVSFTARTLDMPLCNDIPIGVHYFWHLFNATVLYLLVRTLILHAPVRSVAASTPGSGSNSVPSGSPRSSSAATDAGIGFPLFPQN